Below is a genomic region from Ziziphus jujuba cultivar Dongzao chromosome 7, ASM3175591v1.
CATCATCCTTCAGCTTCGAATACGTCACCTTCCAAAACATCATGATCGACTCTAACCACCGGGGTGCAGGCATTTCTCTTTCCAACGCCCTTAGAACCAGCATTGAAAATGTCTACGTTGCCCATTTCAGTACTATCGGCATCAACGTCCACCCCTCCAGCTCTGAAACCTACATCAGCAACTCATTCCTCGGACAGCATCCCACCGCCGGACGTGATCCTCACGAGGGGAACTTCACCGGAACCGCCATCAACCTCTCCGGCACCAACAATGCTCTCACCAACGTTGTCCTATTCTCTTCTGCAGTTGGGGTAGATGTATCAGGTCACGGTAACACTCTCTCTGGGGTACATTGCTACAACAAGGCCACTAGGTTTGGGGGCACCGGGATTTATTTGAGAAAGTCGGGTCTGGGCCAAAATCGGATCATAAATTCTTATTTAGACTATACCGGGATCGTTGCTGAAGACCCTCTCCAGCTTCACGTTTCCAACAGTTTCTTCCGTGGCGATGCTTTCGTGGCCCTTAAGTCCGTCAAAGGTGTGGTCAGCGGGGTCAACATTGTTGACAATACCTTTAGTGGGTCCAACAAAGGAACTGGGATTGTCCAATTGCAGCAATCAAATGGACCTTTCAACAAAATTGATCAAGTTGTTGTGGACAGGGAACAGCGTTGAGGGAATGAACAATAAGGCCACCGTTGCTAAAGGGGCTGTTCAAGGCAATGGGACCTCCTTTACAGTTGATTTTAATCCAGTTTTTTTGTTCCCAAATCGCATTAGGCATGTCCAGTACTCCTTGATTGCCACCAACGGGGCTTTCCCTAATCATGTTCTTCGCAGTGTGTCCAACAACCGTGTCTTGGTCGCCACCTACGTGCCAGTTTCAGCCACCGTGTTTGCCACCGTGGACCAAAACTAAACcagttttttgggttttggaccCTCCCaatacataaattaaataaatttggttttcCTTTCAAATCCTAAGTTCAATAATGCGTCCAAGATCTTACTTACTGATCTGGCGGGTTAAGAAAGTAAGCACCTTaaggcatttttttatttttatttttgggattgTATTATGCTATttctacatatttttatttttattggagtgcattgtattttattactattaccttttttttttttttttttttggtctttttggcCTGACAGGATTGTATTGCATTAATGTATGacaatatatatgattatattgTACTCTAATTTGAAGAGTTGTGTTTTTCTTGGCGTTCGATTCTCATTTGCTAATCTTTTTATATTCACACCTGCTACAAAAATAAAGTAGGTTTTGACTAATTTGGACCTTAAGTTTGTTTTGCTACATATCAAaccccccccaccccccccccccccccccccccccctcgtGCCTGTCGAAGGCTAGGTTTAACAATGCATCCAACATTTTACTGAGGATTAAACAAGCATCTTAGGCTCTTTTATTCTACTGGATTGTGTcctattatctttatttttattttcattttgatttttattggagtgtatttatgtttttttttggtttttttttttgtttttatgtgtgAGTGAGAGGAATGGATTGTATTTTATGaccatatattatattgtataagaGTTGTACTTTTCTTGATGTTGAACACTAATGTGTTTAatcatttcatatttatatattacaatattgtcctattatatatatatatataaatatatatatatatatatatatatgtatattttgaaaGAAATCATATTATACATTATTTGTTTCTAactttgatgatgatgatgataatttcacataaaaaatacttaataatattttaacctatgaaaatataaaataaaaatattttatataataatataaatatataggtgGCTCTCAGAATGTAATAGCTTTAATCACACGCTCATTGTCTAGTTTAACCGCAAATTGTTTTCTGGTTGATCAGATTAAGGGTTTGTTAGCTACTAATTTACACTTTTCTACTTCTCTTACTAAGCGAGAGTCTCCTAGGGTAGCACATGAGCTTGGCCATTATGTTTTAGATTTAGTTAATTACGAATTTTGGATGGAAGAGGGTCCTTCTTGACTCTCTAACTTTATTCAAGACGATATGTGCATTGCtactttgatttaataaaattatctcttttttttttcttttttcaaatgtatatatacatatatatatatatatgtatacattccatttatggtgcggacggttttcatgcggaccacagtattggtgatggtttttcatagtattggtgacgattttataagaaaccatcgttaatactatgaaaaactgtcactaatactgtggtccTCAGACGGACCGTCCTCACTATAGAATTTtcgtatatgtatatagatatataatattgaatgtTTGATAATAAAtggttaatttaatttgttacaaTATGCACCTATGTGGGCCCATGTtccccttcaattttttttcttttttaaatatttaggatttttttttaacctatttacttttttatcccCTTTTAAATTACACAGGGCCCCTCCCCTCTCAGTCTATCTTACCCATTGGCCACAACCCACAGCCCACATTTTTGTCttcttacattttttattttgcatttatctgtaatattttttataatcctttattttattattcttttaatcatttctttttcatttttgtatatatatttttttatcatctcttttatatgtaattaatatttcttaatatattttCACACTAATACATATTTAACTAATACGTGTAAATTATGagcatttctatatatatatatatgtatataatattgaatgtttgataataaatagttaatttaatttgttacaaTATGCACCTATATGTAATTGTTGCATACAATCTCTTACTAACCTAACCGCATCTCATCtattaatatgtttaatttcgaaagaatatatatatatatgaatacttTTTAACCTCTAATTACTATTgctgatttatatatatatatatatatattttttttttttggtgtaaataTAATACTGCATTAATAGTACAGAACGAACCTGCCATGGAAGAATTACAGAGTGGAAAATTCATCCTACAAAAGCTGGTCCTTTAATTAAAGAGGTTTCTCTCCtatttaaaattcattaaaagaaaaagaagatcctattaagcaaaaataaaaaataaaaaaaataaaaaaactttattaagaaGAACAAGAATACATCTCATCCTGGATTGTGGAAAGCAAGCAAGAAGGAGCGTCCTCTCTTCGAGTTGACTAGATGATAGCAATAAAGAATGTCGAGCCAAGACCACCCATAATATCATACTTTAatctttttaaaggaaaaaaagaaaagaaaaaaggaaaataaattaaaactaaagcTTAAGAGACAAATCAAGTTCTGTAACATCAGCATGATCGGTTTTCATAGCTTCACTTCTCCAGATAAAATCAGAAACTGTCAGCCTATTGGTGACCATGTCTGAACCAGAAACAATATTATTACtactagtagtagtagtagtagaaaCACTCAAATTCCGAATTGCACTACTTTCTTCAAaccttgaagaagaagaattattaGAGTCTGAAGTTCCTGCGAGCCCGAATCCTCCACCACCAATATTATTATTCTGAAACCCATCAAGGTTTAGTCTATCAATGGAAGGTTGTGGATTCATGATAGCCTGCCTTCCCCACCCAACACCACCGACACCAGTACCAACGCCACCTCCACTATGGTTGTTGAACCGGTATCCATCCTGTGTTGGCCATTGATAAGCATTAGGCTTATGTATCATTGATTCCATCCTAACACCAATAGACCTATTGAAAGATCCAAAAAGAGGGTGGCTAGATATGCTTGAATATGGATAATAAGGAAAGGGAGGATATCCAAAAGCACCCACATCCATTCCTTGGCAAAGTTTCAACAAATCACGCTCTTGTTTATGAGTTCTTTGATGGCCTCCCAAGGCTTGAGAGTTAGAGAATTCTCTCTTGCAGAAGTTGCATGAGACAACCGTAGATTCCGATCTCTTCTCTCGGGTTGTCTCGTTCAAAGACTCATTGTTGTTTGCATGAGAAGAAACATGTTGGTTATTCATGGAGTTGAAAAGGTTGAGTTCTAGCTTCGACGATGAACCACCACGAAGCGATTCATCATTGCAGAGATTCGGATCGAGTAGAACTCGAGAActcaatttggaattttggagTTCTACTCGATCATTAATATTGGAGGAGGATTTGACAAGTATTTTTTCTTTGAGTTTCATGTTATTCATGATCTTCTTGTTGTGAGCATGGTGATTTTGGCATGGAGTGGTAGTTCCATCAGAGGCTGCAGAGATACTTGAAGCCTCAGAGGGACATGTTTCTCCTCCACCAATTTCTTCcatggccaaaaaaaataaaaacttgtgTGGGTTTGGAAGAGATTTGGAGAGATTACGGTCGTTTATAATGAGGGTTTGAATTAATACGTTATATTTCATGTTTGGAAAGAAATCCCATTTTGCAGTTAATACCGGCGTTATATTAGCAAAGGATTGAAGTGATGACTAAGGTTGCCAAAATTTGTTCCCATCGCAGCCAAGTCTTACACCTTTCAATATTtccacatatatttttttatatatatataatggcacGTGGCAATAATATGTCATATACcctatatgtgtatgtatattgtTAATACTATATGATTACGGCTAATTCCTTTAACAGTCAATATTAAGCAGTTCGCGTGATATATATGGTGGTCAATGAGTGTAAAAAAAGGTACCTTTTATGTACCTTCATATTGGAattcaaaaatggaaagaaatgaAGTATAGTAaagaaagaataattaaataaatattttaatactctAATCATATTGATTCTATGTATTAGCTTTTCATGTTAATTTCCTGTCCaactaattttttattggaCTTCCATCTGGTTTTGtgttaggacccatccaaaattccttacctgaactctagacaagccctgatcccagggaaattctatcggaccctccaatggaaaatccggcagaacctcccctaaaggttggacttaccacaattttcctgcactgaaaatatacttctatatacaccaccttattactcccacattactacaatttaagttccacaactggtagcacttcgataacaaattatataaaaggcatataatggaattaatttagtaaataaccaattaaaatataccatcatagattctcatccgcccacaccacccacttagtgctgcacatgtcaaatacaattcaaatatcgttttacaaatatgccaatgcgtaacatagaaagaaaggtaaaacagcatcacattaacaataaaaaaaaaaaaaactataacaaacgttttaatgataatggtattaatgtaacttgcctgagggctattatattcccatacatgtattaatgtaacttgcctgagggctatcatATTCCCATACATGCCCGAGAGCGATCACCTATCCAAAGGCTACCACATAACCATACCTGcccaagggctatctcacctacccaaaggctaccacttgttcGAGGAttattatacttgcccgatggctatctttcttgcccgtaggctgtgatacttatccgaaggtaccatatgatagtattaataataaaaacaataacaaaattaatattaaagatcacataatagtgttaataaaaataaaaataaaaataataatcaatattatttactaaaatctCAATAACTGAGAATAGCAACTGCGATAATACTTAATAATAGCTTTgttaataaataccattgataataacaataataacaactataattataataatgataataacagaaattggaattacaataaaaataatcattataaataataataacaatcccgataacagtgacaataatgattaaataaatagttaaatacaattaatagtaataagaatataataacatcgattaagaatattagtaagaaattaaatcacaaatagataacataacataaatacataaatcatatcttaaaatccatagcataaaatgaaatatgcacgctcgcaATGGAGATaagtacgataccttctaacatgctacatgatccatgattccagctgtcgtcggcactttgctaccaatacaaaccagggtggttgcctatattggctgtccgatcccctggactcgtaggcaacatggttatgaggctagctctacatggaccacattggttcgccgcctccgtatggtgtagtatatacagtataatatcgaataatataacatacaaatatatgtacgaacatataaaaaatacttgatgcaccataccaTATACAGTGGTGCCCGAAGGTACCCAGCGTCTTGAGCATCGACTGacaagaggttaaagagagaaacttgcatacggtcactttggcgtcccgatagcaccgctgcttaaaccgttatCCCGGCCATGAcgggggggcggcttatggccaatatcaaacttgcatgCCCTTGGTCCGATGGCAATTCaagggagacattacaacttgcatgcttatcataatcacatatacagtacagaacaccggtacgtgtatgggtgcatctaaaaaaaactataaatttcataatattataaaatattaaatttagataaaatataatccaattcatatgcttttatcaaatataccaaaattatcatcaaggtcacatacaatttcacatacaAGTAAAGATATAGAAATACATTAGAGATATAGCAATACAGTTTATTATAAGTCATCCATAGATATCTAcgtatatattcacatatatatatatgtacattttcacacatttaattatatatacattgtaAAACTTTTAACAAACAATTTAACAAGCGCAATATCcagatacatatgtataaatacattttgatatgcataatcgaaggcttcaacaatacatacttatacatatatatatatatacacccattCACACATCTCAATACATATTCACATAtcaccatgtatttatatacattaccgcacatgtatatatatatatgcatatatttaccaatattcccatacacatgtatacagaaaaacacacacacatatatatgtataatatacaatttaatttaaatctccatttttcatatttaatttaataatttaatcaaaaataacAACCTCTCAAATACACATCCATAATATACAAACGAGATATCAATGCGAAGCTAAAGATACGGAGAATACAATTCTAACCTTCGATTAACTTGAAACTACCGACGGTGACAAGAAATTTCGTCGGAACCCGCTACCAACTTGCCCCTCCTTTGTACGCCATGAAGGAGCTTGAATTGAGGCAAACGGAGCCCACCATCAGCTTCAGGATGCTCGAATTTGGGGAATAGGATCAAAAATTTGGTTGGAAACGGTCAAAATCCTGCAAATTGAAATGGAGCTCACCTCCGGCTGTTATGGAGTTTTCCGGCGCGTCTCTGGCCGTTCCGTCGATGGCGAGCACCACCGCGTTGCCACTGTCATGGGTCGTCGGTTAAACATATCGGTGAGGCTCACACCGGTCAGATTTATGGCAATTTCCCAAGGTGAGCAACGGCAACGCAAGGGGAGGAACCACGCGGAGGaagagaggaagaggaagaagctTCACGAGAGGAGAGAGGCGGGTATTTTCCCCCAtgagggagaagaaaaaaaagaaaaagaaaaagaaaataaataaacaattatataaaataatattaaaataatattattgtatagaataataataaaataatatggtatttaatcattattgacATGTGGaatctcaccattgtgacacatggcaccctttaataAGTCatacgtggcacactgttcacgtatttaaaaataatattaaaataatactgtatttgaaaaatttgcaggtccataactttttaaccagatgtccaatttaagcatgccactagtctatgaactcgtatcgacgagtacttcacaaccatgcatgagtcaaaactcaactttgcatgaacaaaagtcaactctggcacccctttgacagtttggacctcaacttgttttgctcataactttcaaaccgtagcttcttttcaacgtgctactagtctatgaactcatgacaACGTATACTTTTTAAcagtaccttggtcaatgtgaaatttcatcaggagtaaaaagtcgacatttgaccccttcttggTCAATAacagtcaaacccggtcaaccgtggtcaaatttgagaaatttccggtgtacttcgggacagaGTGTTACATTTTGGTACACAAGATTTCAAAACACCCTGATTTAATGAATCATTCTCAAACGTATCGTTTTTATAAGATCCACAAAtggtttggttatttatttctttattttcccaTGGTTTTTAGGCATTGAGATatacttattttaaatgttttatatgtaaataccATATATAAATCATTATGTGTGATGTCTAAATGATACTTCAAATATATGAATtgcatttatatgtatataatttatttttaacaccATGATGTGCTTTGCTAAttaaaaatactaattaattgGGGCATCTCAAATTGATCAATTTATATACTGCGtaatattgaccaaaaaaataacatcGATGGAATTgaattaaaattcaatatataattagaaTTTTCACTAACAAAATATCTTTGCTCCAGAAAATTTGGTTGAATTAAAGCCTTTAATTACATAGCGTGAAAGGATATCATGCGTCATATATCATGCATGTTTTTGTAAATCTTATTcgccataaataatattaatattatttttttaaaaaaaatatattaatattaatttaagtttttaatggaattagatttcaccaataaaaaaatatgtaaacaaCTATATTAATTCAAActtatatttttgtcttttaaacTTATATTAAATGGAATGAATAGAATTTAAATCAAGGTTCTGATCATtgtattgaaaattaaattatatgttaCCAAAAAAGATTGGTCTCGAACCTAGTTTGTTGTACATTGGATCAgttttgtaaattatatattgcaATATATCAATATTATACACCTTATATGGTTTGCATGGACTGTGCATATATTTTGTAATCTTGATAGAAGTCCTAATAAGAGGACTTGGTTTATAGATATCTATCCAAGTCTTCTTATTAGAACTTCTGTCTTGATTgccaacatttaattttttttttttttttgtctctttggCCTGACAAGATTGTATTGCATTAATGTATGacaatatatatgattatattgTACTATAATTTGAAGAGTTGTGTTTTTCTTGGCATTCGATTCTCATTTGCTAATCTTTTTGTATTCACACatactacaaaattaaagtaGGTTTTGAGTAATTTGGACCTTACGTTTGTTTTGCTACATATCAAACCCCCACCCTCGTGCCTGTCGAAGGCTTAGGTTTAAACATCCAACATCTTACTGAGGATTAAGCAAGCATCTTAGGCTCTTTTATTCTGCTGGATTGTGTTCtactatctttatttttattttcattttgatttttattggagtgtatttatttattattattatttttttttaatgtgtgaGCGAGAGGAATGGATTGTATTTTATGaccatatattatattgtataagaGTTGTACTTTTCTTGATGTTGAACACTAATGTGTTTAATCTTTTCATATTCAGATATTACAATATTgtcctattatatatatatatatatatattttgaaggaaatcatattatacattatttgtttataactatgatgatgatgataatttcatataaaaaatatttaataatattttatataataataacaaatatataggTGGCTCTCAGAATGTAATAGCTTTAATCACATGCTCGTTGTctattttaattgtaatataacaccccgtctcgaagtacaccgaaaatttttcaaatttgatcaaGGTTGTCTGGGTTTGACCGttgttgaccaaaggggtcaaatgttgactttttgctcccgaTGGAATTTCACGTTGACCGAAGTACTGCTgtgaagtacacattgtcacgagttcatagagtAGTAGCACATTTGGTTTGGACATttcgttaaaaagttatagacctacaaaatttttcaaatacaatgctatttcaatattattttttaaaaatgtgaataattgtgccacatgtcaccaagtgggatgcaccatgtgtaatattttagaagcgacacatgtcagcaataagaaaatactatattatattattttgtttttattttatatattattattttatcattttaatatttatttattttttctttttctttttgtcttttttcttcctttccttccctttccccacgtgggaaaaatacttttcttttcctttctttcccttctccttcttcttccggGAGCCCGACAAACACCAGCAAAACACACACAGTGACTTATCTCGCTCTCTCCCCcgctctctcctttgactctctacCCCTCTCTCTTTGACGGGTCATTTTGGCTGGGTTTCAATGGCTGGAAGGCAACACGCACCGGTGGGCTTAAGAGCCCATGGTCAGGCGATGTTGGCGGCCAATTTTCAGGCCATTTGGTTGgcggacgcgccgggatcgacCGTCCAAAATCGGCGACCGGCGGTCCTCTGGCTGACCCCTTTTTCGGCGGTTTTCGACCATGAGACTGGTCCTTTCCCTTAGATTTCAACCCCCTGGTTCCGAAACTAACCTCCATTTGCCTAAATTCTGAGCCGTTTGTGGGATAGAAGAAGGGGAAATTCGGCCGAAACCTTCcgtccactttccggccacctccgatcGAGTTGAGCCCAACGGAGGtcagtaatgtgatcctcgtccccttagctttccgttgataccttatttgcgaattttggataccgtttgtgtAAGCTCCCGgatatcgggtattatttaccaaaataaaatattaatttatttaatcctgtgtaatattgttgttctaagaGCACGTGTGAgctgtagaattgatcctatggaggatcttgattggattgcgtgctcaaggtgagtgacccaccttcaaaattattttgggatattaaaatatatatattttgtgttaattggttatttgaagaatatgttttatgagttgaat
It encodes:
- the LOC132799189 gene encoding polygalacturonase QRT3-like isoform X1 yields the protein MIDSNHRGAGISLSNALRTSIENVYVAHFSTIGINVHPSSSETYISNSFLGQHPTAGRDPHEGNFTGTAINLSGTNNALTNVVLFSSAVGVDVSGHGNTLSGVHCYNKATRFGGTGIYLRKSGLGQNRIINSYLDYTGIVAEDPLQLHVSNSFFRGDAFVALKSVKGVVSGVNIVDNTFSGSNKGTGIVQLQQSNGPFNKIDQVVVDREQR
- the LOC132804505 gene encoding zinc finger protein 3-like translates to MEEIGGGETCPSEASSISAASDGTTTPCQNHHAHNKKIMNNMKLKEKILVKSSSNINDRVELQNSKLSSRVLLDPNLCNDESLRGGSSSKLELNLFNSMNNQHVSSHANNNESLNETTREKRSESTVVSCNFCKREFSNSQALGGHQRTHKQERDLLKLCQGMDVGAFGYPPFPYYPYSSISSHPLFGSFNRSIGVRMESMIHKPNAYQWPTQDGYRFNNHSGGGVGTGVGGVGWGRQAIMNPQPSIDRLNLDGFQNNNIGGGGFGLAGTSDSNNSSSSRFEESSAIRNLSVSTTTTTSSNNIVSGSDMVTNRLTVSDFIWRSEAMKTDHADVTELDLSLKL